The region catttttgtataACGTATCTCTAATTCAAATATTCTCAGCCTTTAGTCATTTTATAGAAACCGTTGAAcagtattaaatattattttacaattaaaatattaaaaaagggACTAATAATTATAGTACGCTATATTAATGATGGCTAACATTGatatcaccatctttaaattgtctaaaccaaaactcacacatacttttggatacaacattatccccaagaacagaacaaatcattgcacatgcttttgcagtgctttttccttGATGTAATGTACTGACTAATAAATTATTCTTGCTTGCTGTTTTTAaactactgttttttttaagttgttttttgttgaatatGGCAATTGTAAATGTAATACTACACAACGGTttacataaaatgacaaaagtgggtgaatgtttacattttaacttGTACATGTTTCATCAAAAACTTAAAATTGACaactataaaaaataattgaCAACTTTTGTACACCTAAAATAATATTCTTACATTAAGTTAAGTACAGAGCAGGTGGTATTTACAAATCTACCATGAAGTCAGGAAAGAAAAATGTTAAACGCTTTTCAATAAGTTTAAATTCAGCCTTCTCCCCCAAATACTGAGGAATACAGCTTGTCAGGCCCAGGCAAAGCCAAATCTACCTTCAGCAGCTATAATGATACATTCATGAATTGTCATTGTACCTGACAAACTGACTCCCATGACAAAGCAGAACTGACCGTTTATATTACTATACTATTAACCCTGAGCACAGAGTTGCCGAATAACAACCTCACAAAagtggtgtgtgttagttaaaaaacacaaagacaaattGACAAAGACTAATGTACACATGGCTATCACACTTGGTTAAAACAGTTAATATAGGCTCGATATCCTGTccacaaatgtgtttttcataCCAACCGTTGCACCTCGTACCAGATATTGTACAAGCTTGGCTGTACACAAATCCCATTCAGCTAAATTTGAAACTGTTTGGAAGAACTCAATGCCTACCTTTATGCTGTATAATTTGTATCAAATGGTGTGTATGCTGTATACATGTACATCTACTTTCACATGCTTCCAGCCAGCCTAGTTTCATATACGACAATTTGCACAGCACATTAAATTGCATTatgtaacaacaaaaaaacaaacttttTCCTGACACTGAAAGGGACTTTTGCCAGTGTTCTGTCAAGtttgtccaacctagcaacagttgctatgaaaaaaaaatgccacagagaatggacagagtgCAGATAGGTCCTTAAAATATACatcttaattttatatttatatcttaTCTCATGCCAATAGAAATTGTCAAGCATAAAATAAACTATTAAAAAGTCCACAATAATTAATCGGAAAGCATTCTTAAGCTTTCCTAAGTTTTGGCGTGTTTGCAGAGTTCTCAGTCTCAGCTCTGTTGGCCCACCGTCCTGCAAGGTTTCATGTGAACTCTAACTCTAACCGGTCAGGCACAGAAGGCCTCTGGAATTAGCAGAGGAGTTGAAGGGGCAGTGTTAGGGCAAGAAGAACGCTGAACCGTTTCAGACAGTGAGCTCCCAGATCTGGGATTGGGCAGCATCGGACCACAGTAACGAGTATGGTGATAAACGCAGGGTGGAGATCAGATGGGTTTGGTGGTGCTGTTGTAGACGAGTTTGTCCGTGTCCTCAATAGGATACGAATGACCATTCACAGCAACACGCTGGTGCCCCTGCTGCTTCGGCTTTCTGCCCTTGAGGAAGCAGTAACCAATCACAGCCAGCAAGACGATGATCGCCAAGCCTAGGACCACGGCTATGCCGATGGCAGCTGCGAGGGTCAGAGCAGGAGAGGCAAGCACAAAGATTATAATCATTACAGTCATTGAGTTAAGAAATGGGGAGGTTTGCAGAAGTTGTGGGGGTGCAATGTGTTTTTGACACTCAACACGGCGCTGATTTTCAGAGCTGAAAGGCTCAGTTTATTGAACTGAGGTATAGCCTTATGGGCTacactttatttactttaattatAAGGCAGAATGTGTGGTCATTTCTTTTATAGAAGCAGAAACAGAATCGACAATGTACATCTTTAGGAAATGTCCATGTGGTAACACTAGTGACTTATGTTACCTTGTAAGCTGCATTAGCAATGTAGCTAATTTCAgacatattaaaatattattactatcataattaaaaattatgttttatcatcatcattattatttgtgttgaatttcAAAGCACATAAGGACACTGCACTATATACTATGAAAATTATTTGGGGGAAAATATGGAGGAAATGAGGATTCCAAATCAAAAACTGACTGAAATTACTAGGTTCCtaacatgttttctgtttgAGAGTCTAACTCCAATCTGCAGAGAGTTAGAAAAGCTTGGACACTTACCTGTATTGCCTCCTCCAGTCTGCTTTTCAAAGGCTGCACTTCTGGCGAAGACGTCTTTGTCTGCAGCCACAGGGTCAAACATTAGTAACGAATATACATGCATTCCAAGTAGTTATTTGAGAAGCTCGTAAAAGAGAACAACAAAAACTTTACAGGTAATAAGAGGCGTTCAGCCAAAAACTCACCAGTCACACCGTTGCAGACCTTCATACAGTGGTCCTCAGACTCAAAGCGGTTATCATTGCCATCGCAGCCTCCCCAGTTAAAACGGTTACATTTACTGTCGTATGGGTTGTAATACCAGTGAGTTATGCTAGCTCGGCAAGGGCCGGTGACTGGAGGCTGTGTGCAGCGAGCTAAAAACAGAGAAACGTAGTTTAAAGagcagaaatgtggaaaaactGAAAGCATTGTTGATGTGCATCATTTGCtctttaaaaggaacactacgtaatatttgGTATTTGTGCTCCCCCTACTGTCGCagggtgtaattcacttttacatcattcattcattcattcattcattatctgtaaccgcttatccaattcagggtcggggtgggtccagagcccacctggaatcattgggcgcaaggtgggaacacaccctggagggggcgccagtccttcacagggcacttTTACTTGGTCTCCTACCCTGCTaacaaagttacatagtgcagtttctgcagtgctgagcttgaAGTAGCAAAGACAAAGGGTCTGTTCTACCTTCTATAAGTCAGCGGAGCATCACGATCACTCTGAAGCAGTAACTggaaggtaaaaatattacatagtgttcctttaaacgaaaatcacacacacctttgtCCACATCCACGGGTATGTCAAGCAATCTACGAAACTTCGAGCCCACTGCgtagaaagaaaaaacattaatgCAAGCTGAAAACTGTAGGAATTCATCAGTTTGCTGCATTCAGGCCTATGTTTATTGCTAAACTGCTGCATCCAAAAGTGAGTGTTATCCAAAAGTCTTAAAGGCATAAAAAAATTTATTTCTGCGTTTAATCAAAACAACTTCCTCCCATTAGCCAGTGAAAGCTAAAATGTGCTTCTTGGGAAACATGAAGCCATCCGCCACTTCTTTTCAAACGCCTGCTAACAATGTCAGTGGACAGCTGGACAGTGAATGCTATCTTCCCAATTCTGTTATGATAGTTAACAATCGCACATGCTGTATACTGGTTGGAGAGGGAGGGCCCTCcaacccacccagagagagtgaggccaaTTGTGCTGTCTTGGACTCCCAGGTTCATGAGAGACATAAACTAAGACTGAATGTGCAATTTCCCAATGCTACAGCCAACACCTTTTACATTTGCCTCAGTAGTAAGATCTGAACATGGAAACTTACATTGGTCACACTGTGCCTCATCAGAGCCGTCACTGCATTGCTCTTCTCTATCACATTCAAGCTCTTTGTCTATGCAGCATCCATTTGTACATGTGAACTTCTCTGGTCCACAGGGCCCACCACAATCTTCAGCTGAAAACAGAAATGAGATTCATGAACTGAAACGTGTGGCTCAGGACTTTTGACATGCACAATGAACAGTAAGTGTGTATCAGCACTTTTCAACTGTGAGCCCCTTCTCTGAACATTGTCAGGCTTCTTCTGTTGGGACTTCCACTTTATCCACTTTAAACCAAGGAGGGATGATTCATTAACCATTTAGTTGGTGCAAGAAAAGGAAAACACTTCCATATTAAAGCAGGGGTACTACAGGACCAAGGGTAGGAAATGATTGTCTATGTGTGTACTCTACCCTACCGCTCTGTGTGAatgtttgggtgaaaaaaagaaagaattgtGACACGTGAATTTAATCAAAAACTACACATCAGTCTACTTTAATCAAGAAAACTATTAAATTCcagatgatttttttgttttattttagacagattatttttggaaaaagatttacagtttaaaataaaggaaaattTTAAACGTGGTATGTGCAAATGTTCACAATTATTTTTGTCTAgtttatttaactttatttaaCCCTCTGGATTCACTGATTGGTTCAAGAGGTGTGTAAAAATGAAGTTACATTAAGCATTGCAGTCAATTCCTGTACAGGCAAAAGTACAGGCTTTGTGCTTATGTTAGCTATTGTTTTATGTGTTCAAAATATATCCATATTTAAATTgtgattaataaaaataattcatgcTCATAAAAGTGTGCAAAATGGAATGAGATAATTGCAAACAAGCGAGCTGGCCTGTGGGGAaaggggggagaaaaaaaataaataaataaaaaaaaacatgggcaTGGCAGATGGTATATTAAAAGGTCAAAATCTAAAGTAAACGAAAGGCCATAAATAAGTGAAAACTAAGGGCTACTCTAATTGTGTACACACTTGCACAGTATAATTTTTTAATGCTTCAAATCTCTCAGCGTGTTGTGCTTACACTTAAAAGCCAAATGTTCATCTGACTGAGAGTCAACCTAAGGATCTGAAACTAACAATTCAATAATAATCGATTCTTACAAAGGAAGCGAAACACATCTAAACACGTCCTCCTCGTAATTTCCTGAGCAAACCTGGCAACGTCTGGACTATTCAGTTCAACACTACATTCATTCAAGTATATGTACTGCAATGACATGATGGATTTCTACTTTCATGAGGTTTCTGAGTTATTTTTACTCTTCCTCAGGAAGTCTAATCTATACCTGGTTCTATTGTAgccattcatatttatttaggTAAAGTTTTGTTGGTGAATGTGGTTATTGCTGTGTGAGGTGAGAAAGTTGAGACCAAGaccatttttaaacatgttttctaCACGGTCTAAGATATGTTCAAAAATAACATAATATGCTTAAAACTATTAATTAGATATTAACTTTATTTATACCTGAGCTAGCTTAACGAGTAATGTTTATCACTGAACATAATTGCATTAAAAGCATATTAGGCTTTGGAAAATAtgttatcaaaaaaaaaaaaaaaaaaaataacatgcaaCTTCATGAATGCGCTACGGTCACATATTTGTAAAAGTTGAAAACTCTCCCAATCCTGAGACTGAGATATTCTCTCTAGACTGTGACAAGGAAGGCCCTTTCAAATCTTCAAGACAAGGACGAGATTTcagaatttaaacattttttctaGCCACATCATCTGTGCTTTAAGGTGAATGGCACTAGCTCCATTCTCCATTGCATTCTGTTAGTTCAGAAGTCAACCTTCTGTCTAACACAATCACTCCATCTGAAGATGTTATGAATAGCACACATTATTTGTGAACACTAATGTGTGTATTAGACTTACCAGGAATTACATGTCTTCCTTCTCCTGTCTGTGGATTCAAAACTGCAATAGAGATGGGACAAATTTATGACCACGTATTAGACCATATCAGATCAAGCAGAACTGCAGAAATTCTTACAGTTTTAAATTGCACTACAGAAAAATTCATTTgggatttttgtttattttcattaattcgtattctgtaaccacttcttcTCATGGTTTCACTGGAtcgtggtggatccagagctgACTTTAGTTTCACTAACTTCAAAATTAATGTTACTTAAATTTCCCAATTTTAAAAACTCCTTTATGCAAACACAATTCATTCAGGTGTAATCTTAATTATGATAAGACCcatttaaacaattttaataaattttTAGCCACTTCAAtgtgctcaaaaaaaaaaaaatcatacctgAGACTTTATCACAGGCATTAATGCATTCCTCCTGAGACATGTAGTTGTTGCGGTTCTCTTTGCATCCTCCGAAGACAAACTGCTCACACTTCTCCGTGGCTGCATTGTAGTGCCAGCGAGGGAAGGAGCCACGACAGGGCCCTGCCTTCTTAGGCACCAGACAGTGATCtggaaaattaaatttaaaaaatgattgtaTGCATTTCAATGCTTAATGATGAACATCACAAACATCGTATCGTGAAATAATCAGGAGCATTATTTCATAACCCATATATGTACCCTTCTCAGAAATAATACACCATTTAATATGAATGAAATGGCTGCAGAACTCTTGACCTGAAACTTGCTGTCAAACCACACGTGCTATAACCGATATACCCAGATGCACAAGGGGCCGGGGAATAAAATGCTGACACACTACAACAAGCTAATCTGCCACATTTCACACAACGTTTTAGTGATTCCTACTTTAATATGCACACCAGTTCACCATGCACAGAAAGTGCAAACAGACATTCAATACAATACACTCATACAATAAGATGGACTGGAGCAGCTGGGTTTGTGAACTAATAATCACACAcaagcacctgacctcactaatgcttttgTGGCTGGCATTCAGTTGTGTACACAGCTTGTATCACCTCCAGAGCGTTGGAGCAGATAAAGCAGAAAAGAACTCGGAACTCTATACAATCACTTTGGAATAGATAGACAAATAAACACCTGTTTGATTTGGAGGTAATTTTGTGATCAAAAATTACTGATAAAACATCAGTACAAGACCTCATTAATGCCATCAGATCCGCACAGTAATCATTCAACATCTAGGTTTTTCATAGAAGGGTAGAGGATGTTACTAGGAAAAAGAGGAACAATTTCCTTTAataccctttatttattttagcccAACCTTACTTTACatacaaaaaatatttgtgGTTACACAagcattaataattaattaaacgCTGCAGCCCCAGGTTTTTAATCTTTCCTGGGATAACCTATATCCATCAAGCCAGTTTTATTCCTGACCTTAGGGACCTCATGCTCTGCACGTTTTTGTTTAACTGGTTTTAACTAGGTTAGATTTCACCCATTTATTGACATAGGGCAACTCtatatgacaatggcacctgcAGTGAATACAGGAGTAATCCAAAATAGAAGAATTtaacacactgaccacagaggaaTGGACAAAGTACCATTACAAGTTCCACAATCACGCAGCGCTCTGACACCTTCATCACAGATTCTGTTAGCCGTTCCTAGGGCTCAGCTTAAACTCAAAGGTGATCGGTCATTTTCAGTGTAGGCCCCAAGACTTTGAAATAGTCTATCGTCCAGTATTCGTCAATCTACCTCCATCTTGGTTTTTAAATCAGGTCTAAAAACTCACTTATTCAACCGTGCTTTTGAACAGTGAGAGACTGTGGTAACAGGTGTTTTATGGTCGTTTGATTTCTCTAtaatctgtgttttatttcttgttacttattttaatatatgttaTTTATCTGATTTCTTTTGCCTGTGTATTCATGTGTAGTCATTTGTATGGACAGTACTTTGGTCAGTGTAGGTTGTGTAAAGAGTGCTTTATAAATGAAGTTTACTTACTTACTATTTGCAGAATGACTATATTTGGGGAAAATATTAAATTTCAACGTTTTCTGACCAATATTGTTATTGcaatttaaattgtattaatgtacaattaattaaGGTCCAGGCCTTTTGTTAGAACAAAGAAGATCAGGCTTTAATTCTGAGTACTGTATGTAGATTATCAGATGGCGATTTTGTTGTAGTTGTCATGTATGAAGCATGACTCTAATATATACTTAAACCAAGCCCCAGTTTAAAACAACACTTAAGAAACTGTTTTTGATCATGTAAGCTAGAATTAAAACTATTTCATATTATATTAtctatatataaatgtacatatGTTCTTATATAAGAACATGATCAACTACGTTTAAAGGTTACAGGAAATATGAAAACAATACACTGACGCTCACACCCCccgaaaaatatattaaaaaaaaattcccataGAATGTTATATCATCACACCCTCATACCATATGGTGACAATTagatttcttttttccccccttaaCATTCATAATAAAAAGTGGTTTAATTTAGGAATGATTAATTATatccaaaatatttaattataccCTAACCCTTGAAGAAAAGACTTCAAAAAGCTAAGCCTTACTGCGAGTTACGTGTGAGCAAAGTAGTGCAGACTATTTAAACAGGAAGCCATGTGGTGATACTAAACAGAAGTATGCGACCTCAAACACAAACCCTTTGCCATGTACACGGTCACTGAGAAAGATGCTATAATGTGGCACCATGCAAAACGATAATGATAAAACTTATCATAACTCACTAATAACATATAACATTTTCTAAATCACACTGTCTTCTGAATTAatccaaacacaaaaacacttctTTAAACTGTGAGCTTCTAGAAACTGAAATGGCCCTTTGTGTGAAAAAGTATTCAGTCTTACGAGTTTATAACTCTGTCCACAGAGTAAATCTAGGTTTGGAataaactacagagacattggCGAACCACCATTGAGAAATACTTGTGCCATAGCTTTAAGATCCAGCTGGAAAACTGACCTGATAACTAGAGAAATGATTAGGAATGTAACAAAAAATAAGCTAGTACTGAAAATTCTTTAACAAATACAGTAAAGTAAAAAAGAGAATTTTTAAACTAGGGATAGAAATGAAACTAGGAATAAGTTATTCATCAGACGAAGCAAAAAGAAAGGAAGCTAGTCATTGGTTTGTTACAAAACAGGCTCAACTAAGCGAATGTGTCTCAACCTCAAAAGTCGAAGATATCAGCGtcagtctctcagtctctctctgtgaaaCTTGAAGAAGAAACCCGCTAAACCAGTTTCATTACCTCATAGATGAAAACACCATTTCAACTACTGCCTGTTTCCTTGGAAACTCTGATTATATTCTGTCTTTTTTACTTCACTGACTTTTGATTTCACTTGATCTCAGTGTAAAATATGTGTTGCTCATGACAATAATGAGCTGTTATCAGCAATGTAGAGCATTCCAACATAAAAGCTTTCAAACTAGCGagaaatatataacaaatatagtaaaaaacaaaaagcataataaaaaaacaagtccTTAATAGGACAATAATATACAAttctaatataaataataataaatctgattgtgtttttgttaaagCAGCAGCACATTTCAGCATGTTAAAAATCACCTGTGCTTCTTTTGGACTCAGGAAACAACTACTTGTCTGGGCATGTCGCTTTCTGTGGTCATTCCACagcagaacaacaacaacaacgggAAGGATCAGCCTACACGCAAACCATGTGCAATCTTCACGTTTCTTACATTCTTACGTGAATCAAACAGGAATTCAAAAGTGAAATGGTGAAAAAGAAAAGCCCTTATATAATTCAGTGCATCTCAATATGaaccaaacaaacaagcaaaattCATTACATTTCTGTATAACTTTCATGCTGATTATTTCTAGGAAATAACTCTGTTTAATATACTTTAGGATTCATTGGCAGTTAGTGTAGACAAATTTATTATTTCTCAAATCCTCTTTCACTAGAATCTTTTCTGTACAAGAGCAATCATATGGATTATACCTCAAATACAAATCCACTGTGGTTtaatatcttcttttttttttaatacatttgattCTACTATTGAGCTATTTAAAATGCTAATCATATATACAGTATCATAGATATTTTCTACAGCTCTGACCATATTGTAGATTGGAGTTATTTGAGAACTGTCTATAAAATATGGATTATCATCATCATGTGCATCATGAAAATGTGTCAtatcacaaacatcacaaacTAGATTAAATGCCTGTATGAGTCAACAGCTGAGATTATGAGTGTCACCTACAAAAACTGgtatcaacaaaaaaaaaaccacacgaTTGTTTGGGTCAAAAGCATACTCACTATACATATTAATGCCACTTAGTAATAGCACTGTATATGTAATCAGAATTAAGACATTCCATCACAGTATCATATCATGTCCCTGGTTTTCTTCCTCTTTTGTATCAGGCGAAAGGCATCATGTAGCAAAGATTGTTACCTGTACATTTATGTTGATAGCACTTGGTCGAGACTAAATTACAGAAGTGCTTTGTTGGCCACACAGAATGTACCTATAGGCTCATGCAAATAACCCAGAGTCTAAATACACCAAACTAAGGCATTGTCAGAAACCTGAGAAGTTCAATAGCAAAATCAATCAAAAGAAATACTCACGGCGCGTCTGCTCAGGAGTCAGGACCAAGACAGTGACCTCAGCAGAGTCTGACTGCCCTGCATCATCAGTTACAGTCAGCCTGAACTTATACAGCCCAGGAGACATGTTAGACACCACTGCTTGATCTGGAAAAGTGGATTTCTACAAGGAAGGAAAGGGAGGGAGGTTTAATTCCGAGGACAAAGATTCAGATTTCAAAACACCATTACATTTAATCCAGTGTTGAATATGTCACGGATGATTGGAAATGTGTAGAGAGATGGCGCCAGGTTATATTCCCAATCGGAAAACAAACTCTTTTCTAAAATGAGATCAACTTTACGAAAATAGAGGCAATGAaagttcattttttttctctcccaaaTGTTATGATGTATTTCAACATAAAGAATTCAATATAAAGTCCACTGAAATTTTCAAACAGCGGAGAGGGAGGAAGGAAGGAGGAAAAAAGGAGTTTTAAGATTTTTGTTTGACTGagatacactgtcagaaaaactgtcactgtggttttGTAActttaattaggaaacataattctacattttaaaattgtgttgatttcatacacctcaTTTCATCCTCATGACttacattattttcttttattttacacaattctataatgaaaatttacaaataatcacatctccttctggagaagagacaGTAATGTACTTTAGGGAACGCAGCTAGACTTTAAAacctgttgtacctttaaaaggtctatttacactctttgtacatttactgacaataatgtacctgtaccgtACTTTGTTCTGAGAGTGTGGCGTACAATATCTTTAATGTATTATCAGTTGATAAAAAAATTGTAATGgcatttattaaaatgacattttgtgattaatcatgattaaaatGCTAGTTTTTCCTTGTTTTGGATGGCGATAAAACAAATGTGCAGAATAATAACAAGAAACTGGTTCAAGAAAACCGTTCttctttattataatatttcatagtagtatttataatatttgaattataatctattcatttgctgagtaaaagtttcagggagagaGTTTACAACAAAATCACAAGGTGCTGTCAGTTCACCCAGCCCTCGCGAGCTTTGCAAGGTTTCGTTACTTTCTGTGGTTTCGTTTTTCGTGGCGTAATCTCCTCTACTGCAGATGGCGCTAAGACATTTTATGATCAATGCCATGACTACAGGAACACGAGAAAATCACTGTTGACGTGCAAGCTGTTGCTCTGAGGGTTGCTTCTTAAAGTTGTCCATGTCTGTGTTGTGACACGCTCCTTTTGTATCGACCAATGAAAAGCTTTGTCGTGTGGCGGTTGTCTGCGCATTTCGCCCAGCTTCAGTGTGCACGACATCGCCAGCGAAGCTATgcaattgtttgttttttcctaaATTACCTCATAGTCGCTGAGGCCTTAGGAATTATTAAGATTTTAAAACTAAGAATGGGTTAGTTAATTAGTTATGAGATTGAAGCCGTATTTCAGCATACAAGTAATCTACATTTTGGACTCAATAGTAGTGACACTGCACACTTTTTTCCTGATAGAAGACATTTAAAAGACAGTTCTCTTAAGATTCAAGAGAGGTTTGAGAGAGGTCGTCTACCTGAATGACTGCAGAGGAGTTTCCAGACACCATCGCCCATTTATAATCCACGATTTTATGGTCATCCTTGCTTTCAATGCCATTGAGCATCACATTTTCATTAGGCTGAACCACTCTGTCCTGGCCTGGAATTGCTTTAGGAGGCTTGTCCTCTTCACCTGAGTAAGTGAAAGCAAAAGAAATATTCAGAAAGACAATATTATTATACTCCAAACAAAAGTGGTGACAgtagataaaataaaatgatatcaACTACAGTCCAACAAGTCAGAACCTGATTGTGGCGGGGGAATGGGACATGTCTGACACTTCAGGAGAATTTCGCGAGTGAAGAAGGAGAATCTGGACTAACAGGaagatattacatttaaattccagtagtttaatgaataaaaaaaatagttggAAGAAAGTTTTTACAAAAATGAAGGATTATGGCTAGCCTCAGCATTTGAGTTTCTATCTAATATCCCTAAAGGCAGATAGCAAAGCTGTAGCCCATTCTAGGGGaccagtgagaacagctgcaggTGTGGACTTGCAGAATAATTCACAAGTCACACAGATTCAGTTTCACTTGGTCAACAGAAGCTCCTAATAAACTTGTACTGGGTTTTTAAAAGGCTGAGATTACAGCAGCTCCTTAATGAGTGATTAATACAAATGATTTGAATAAATTCATTACCAATCAAATCAGAATGGATACATCACATTACAGCAACCACAATCCAGTTTCTTCAAGAAATGATATGACATCCTCCCAGCCATAGACAGAAAATTAGTGTGCTTTAATGCAGGTGTGTATAAGTACAAAGGAGAATGTGACTTCACTTACCACAGTAAatttattgtaataaaaaatactgtACATTGAACACACTGTAGATCATTTCCATGCCTAAAAACACAACCTAAATGTATTACTTTATTACATAGATgtccaaaatagtgcactataccCGTGTCAAATATTGTTACACACCATGAAAATGCCTTTAAATTCATAATTtgtttttcagcttttttttttaatagtgaaAATCAACAGAAGTTCATTTTCATCAGCGTTCAAAGCAAAGCGAAACAAATCTAGATGCAATCACTTGAATCCTGAGATGACTTTTAATTAAATGcattatttgctgaatttaaagTGTAGGGGAAAGTAGTAACATGGACAGGAGTTGTGTTCAAAAGATGcagtaaaatgttttaaaattgaCAGCAACAGATAGATTTGGACAATatactttaaatgttttaatactGACAATATTcatcaaagaaaaagaaaatatgcactgcttttatatatttggaggaaatatatcattaaaaaaataatatcatttgtaatattttattatactaTCATTATAAAAAGCAACACATTTGCCAACATTTATCAGGTTAAGGTTTTCCCTTCGTTTTATTTGAGAAACTGTGTTAACACTCACTGGGAGAGTAATCCTTGAGGTAGCTCTCGAACACAGATGTCAGGAGGTAATTCGTGAAGCCAGTTTTGCGGACGAAGCGGCAAACTTTCTTCTGTTTGTAGAGACAGTC is a window of Hoplias malabaricus isolate fHopMal1 chromosome 1, fHopMal1.hap1, whole genome shotgun sequence DNA encoding:
- the spint1a gene encoding kunitz-type protease inhibitor 1a — protein: MFGFRLCAVVLSAVLMFVPKLSRAQGSCWSRFSQGKEDFVLDTDESVKEGATFLGSPAVHTAAECVSACCADQRCNLALMEGGGGGGGGGEAAIKSCFIFDCLYKQKKVCRFVRKTGFTNYLLTSVFESYLKDYSPSEEDKPPKAIPGQDRVVQPNENVMLNGIESKDDHKIVDYKWAMVSGNSSAVIQKSTFPDQAVVSNMSPGLYKFRLTVTDDAGQSDSAEVTVLVLTPEQTRHHCLVPKKAGPCRGSFPRWHYNAATEKCEQFVFGGCKENRNNYMSQEECINACDKVSVLNPQTGEGRHVIPAEDCGGPCGPEKFTCTNGCCIDKELECDREEQCSDGSDEAQCDQLGSKFRRLLDIPVDVDKARCTQPPVTGPCRASITHWYYNPYDSKCNRFNWGGCDGNDNRFESEDHCMKVCNGVTDKDVFARSAAFEKQTGGGNTAAIGIAVVLGLAIIVLLAVIGYCFLKGRKPKQQGHQRVAVNGHSYPIEDTDKLVYNSTTKPI